The Corythoichthys intestinalis isolate RoL2023-P3 chromosome 1, ASM3026506v1, whole genome shotgun sequence genome has a segment encoding these proteins:
- the LOC130922187 gene encoding uncharacterized protein LOC130922187 isoform X1 produces the protein MDSNFRKFIQEQRMLGEDVIETFIEEKIDCYTINEMTDEQLTKYIPKIGDRIAIRQYCRREVAVFEGTSTTLSKATESLISKINQRRMSSSGLTDERVKKMSGNKNATKEHRNYQMGLFEEKEGRFVQVRERRGGGIRHLKAAKNATMSELLETGKSLFFSDGKSQIGTESEFEFTMRDFTEDVLDPQTTLNEQYEKRRVKTLRLYLSCKRIHADSHEEVPDTPQDTSSVSFLTLNETNNVPTSDREIEGATGGFSQENLVNEQFIIVDEDIIFMQPYGENAIPDVDDPLDDTIPLEHVAGDIPVQEPHLRGTKKLKLHRGNIFHELNTAFKNGNIDIAEMLVEIEMFQPNGNMEKGEDSGGVLRDALSEYWETFFSKCTHGGTTKVPMTRHDLKDDWVNIAQVLVFGYNLVKYFPVALAKPFISYCLGREVVENDLLLSFFDTIPTEEKDVAEKAMNNFFSVNETEEWIDFLDAHKVKVVVNKGNVKKTLIEVAHKELIQDPAYIADCWSSILKELILPAGGLNEVYAGLNPTPRRVIAMLDYGNLNMKEMQSFEFLKKFIRSCREHRLKKFLRFCTGADLLVVQKIYVRFFEPENVFTRRPIAHTCGCVLELPNNYGSYPELAEEFDHILDANMWVMDII, from the exons aTGGATtcaaattttagaaaatttattCAAGAGCAGCGAATGTTAGGTGAGGATGTAATTGAAACCTTCATTGAGGAGAAG ATTGATTGCTACACCATCAATGAAATGACAGATGAGCAACTGACAAAATATATTCCAAAAATTGGAGATCGTATTGCAATACGCCAATACTGCAGAAGAGAAGTGGCTGTGTTTGAAGGGACCAGCACAACATTATCCAAAGCAACTGAATCattaatttcaaaaattaatcaaaGGCGAATGTCTTCCAGTGGCCTTACGGATGAACGAGTGAAAAAAATGTCAggcaataaaaatgccacaaaggAACACCGCAATTATCAGATGGGCCTATTTGAAGAAAAGGAGGGCAGATTTGTCCAGGTGAGAGAAAGAAGAGGGGGAGGTATCAGACATTTGAAGGCTGCGAAGAATGCAACAATGTCTGAATTACTGGAAACGGGCAAATCGCTCTTTTTTTCGGATGGAAAATCCCAAATAGGTACAGAAAGTGAATTTGAATTCACAATGCGAGACTTCACTGAAGACGTCCTTGATCCACAAACAACCTTAAATGAGCAATATGAAAAACGAAGGGTAAAAACATTACGACTTTATTTGTCGTGCAAAAGAATTCATGCTGATAGCCATGAAGAAGTGCCCGATACACCCCAAGACACCTCATCTGTAAGTTTTCTTACACTGAACGaaacaaacaatgtgcctacatCTGACAGAGAAATTGAGGGAGCCACTGGTGGTTTCAGCCAAGAAAATCTTGTCAATGAACAATTCATAATTGTTGATGAGGACATAATCTTCATGCAACCCTATGGTGAAAATGCCATTCCGGATGTGGATGATCCCCTAGATGACACCATCCCGCTGGAGCACGTTGCAGGGGACATTCCAGTCCAAGAACCACACCTACGTGGAACAAAGAAACTCAAGTTGCACAGGGGAAATATTTTCCATGAATTAAACACTGCTTTTAAAAATGGCAATATAGATATTGCTGAGATGTTGGTGGAAATAGAAATGTTCCAACCTAATGGTAACATGGAAAAAGGGGAAGACAGCGGTGGTGTCTTACGCGATGCTTTGAGTGAGTACTGGGAGACTTTTTTTAGTAAATGTACTCACGGAGGAACAACAAAGGTGCCGATGACGAGACATGACCTGAAGGACGATTGGGTTAATATAGCCCAAGTCTTGGTCTTTGGTTACAACCTGGTTAAGTACTTTCCTGTTGCTCTGGCGAAGCCCTTTATTTCATATTGTCTCGGTCGGGAAGTGGTGGAGAATGACctgcttttgtcattttttgacACAATTCCCACAGAAGAAAAGGATGTGGCCGAAAAagcaatgaacaattttttttccgtCAATGAAACTGAAGAGTGGATTGACTTTCTTGATGCCCATAAAGTTAAAGTTGTCGTCAACAAGGGGAATGTCAAGAAAACGTTAATCGAGGTGGCACATAAAGAGCTCATCCAAGACCCCGCATATATTGCTGACTGTTGGTCCAGTATATTGAAGGAACTAATCTTACCAGCGGGAGGACTCAATGAAGTATATGCTGGCCTTAACCCGACACCAAGGCGGGTCATTGCCATGTTAGACTACGGGAATCTCAACATGAAAGAAATGCAGAGTTTTGAATTTCTTAAAAAATTCATCAGGAGTTGCAGAGAGCATCGGCTGAAGAAATTTCTTCGATTTTGCACAG gtgCAGATCTTTTAGTGGTCCAGAAGATCTACGTGCGTTTCTTTGAGCCAGAGAACGTGTTTACGAGGAGGCCAATAGCCCATACATGTGGCTGTGTTCTGGAGTTGCCAAATAACTACGGATCCTACCCAGAGTTGGCAGAGGAGTTTGATCATATACTTGATGCAAACATGTGGGTGATGGACATTATTTAG
- the LOC130922187 gene encoding uncharacterized protein LOC130922187 isoform X2: MDSNFRKFIQEQRMLGEDVIETFIEEKIDCYTINEMTDEQLTKYIPKIGDRIAIRQYCRREVAVFEGTSTTLSKATESLISKINQRRMSSSGLTDERVKKMSGNKNATKEHRNYQMGLFEEKEGRFVQVRERRGGGIRHLKAAKNATMSELLETGKSLFFSDGKSQIGTESEFEFTMRDFTEDVLDPQTTLNEQYEKRRVKTLRLYLSCKRIHADSHEEVPDTPQDTSSVSFLTLNETNNVPTSDREIEGATGGFSQENLVNEQFIIVDEDIIFMQPYGENAIPDVDDPLDDTIPLEHVAGDIPVQEPHLRGTKKLKLHRGNIFHELNTAFKNGNIDIAEMLVEIEMFQPNGNMEKGEDSGGVLRDALSEYWETFFSKCTHGGTTKVPMTRHDLKDDWVNIAQVLVFGYNLVKYFPVALAKPFISYCLGREVVENDLLLSFFDTIPTEEKDVAEKAMNNFFSVNETEEWIDFLDAHKVKVVVNKGNVKKTLIEVAHKELIQDPAYIADCWSSILKELILPAGGLNEVYAGLNPTPRRVIAMLDYGNLNMKEMQSFEFLKKFIRSCREHRLKKFLRFCTDLLVVQKIYVRFFEPENVFTRRPIAHTCGCVLELPNNYGSYPELAEEFDHILDANMWVMDII, translated from the exons aTGGATtcaaattttagaaaatttattCAAGAGCAGCGAATGTTAGGTGAGGATGTAATTGAAACCTTCATTGAGGAGAAG ATTGATTGCTACACCATCAATGAAATGACAGATGAGCAACTGACAAAATATATTCCAAAAATTGGAGATCGTATTGCAATACGCCAATACTGCAGAAGAGAAGTGGCTGTGTTTGAAGGGACCAGCACAACATTATCCAAAGCAACTGAATCattaatttcaaaaattaatcaaaGGCGAATGTCTTCCAGTGGCCTTACGGATGAACGAGTGAAAAAAATGTCAggcaataaaaatgccacaaaggAACACCGCAATTATCAGATGGGCCTATTTGAAGAAAAGGAGGGCAGATTTGTCCAGGTGAGAGAAAGAAGAGGGGGAGGTATCAGACATTTGAAGGCTGCGAAGAATGCAACAATGTCTGAATTACTGGAAACGGGCAAATCGCTCTTTTTTTCGGATGGAAAATCCCAAATAGGTACAGAAAGTGAATTTGAATTCACAATGCGAGACTTCACTGAAGACGTCCTTGATCCACAAACAACCTTAAATGAGCAATATGAAAAACGAAGGGTAAAAACATTACGACTTTATTTGTCGTGCAAAAGAATTCATGCTGATAGCCATGAAGAAGTGCCCGATACACCCCAAGACACCTCATCTGTAAGTTTTCTTACACTGAACGaaacaaacaatgtgcctacatCTGACAGAGAAATTGAGGGAGCCACTGGTGGTTTCAGCCAAGAAAATCTTGTCAATGAACAATTCATAATTGTTGATGAGGACATAATCTTCATGCAACCCTATGGTGAAAATGCCATTCCGGATGTGGATGATCCCCTAGATGACACCATCCCGCTGGAGCACGTTGCAGGGGACATTCCAGTCCAAGAACCACACCTACGTGGAACAAAGAAACTCAAGTTGCACAGGGGAAATATTTTCCATGAATTAAACACTGCTTTTAAAAATGGCAATATAGATATTGCTGAGATGTTGGTGGAAATAGAAATGTTCCAACCTAATGGTAACATGGAAAAAGGGGAAGACAGCGGTGGTGTCTTACGCGATGCTTTGAGTGAGTACTGGGAGACTTTTTTTAGTAAATGTACTCACGGAGGAACAACAAAGGTGCCGATGACGAGACATGACCTGAAGGACGATTGGGTTAATATAGCCCAAGTCTTGGTCTTTGGTTACAACCTGGTTAAGTACTTTCCTGTTGCTCTGGCGAAGCCCTTTATTTCATATTGTCTCGGTCGGGAAGTGGTGGAGAATGACctgcttttgtcattttttgacACAATTCCCACAGAAGAAAAGGATGTGGCCGAAAAagcaatgaacaattttttttccgtCAATGAAACTGAAGAGTGGATTGACTTTCTTGATGCCCATAAAGTTAAAGTTGTCGTCAACAAGGGGAATGTCAAGAAAACGTTAATCGAGGTGGCACATAAAGAGCTCATCCAAGACCCCGCATATATTGCTGACTGTTGGTCCAGTATATTGAAGGAACTAATCTTACCAGCGGGAGGACTCAATGAAGTATATGCTGGCCTTAACCCGACACCAAGGCGGGTCATTGCCATGTTAGACTACGGGAATCTCAACATGAAAGAAATGCAGAGTTTTGAATTTCTTAAAAAATTCATCAGGAGTTGCAGAGAGCATCGGCTGAAGAAATTTCTTCGATTTTGCACAG ATCTTTTAGTGGTCCAGAAGATCTACGTGCGTTTCTTTGAGCCAGAGAACGTGTTTACGAGGAGGCCAATAGCCCATACATGTGGCTGTGTTCTGGAGTTGCCAAATAACTACGGATCCTACCCAGAGTTGGCAGAGGAGTTTGATCATATACTTGATGCAAACATGTGGGTGATGGACATTATTTAG